From the Helianthus annuus cultivar XRQ/B chromosome 17, HanXRQr2.0-SUNRISE, whole genome shotgun sequence genome, the window TATGTATACATTGTTTTCGATATTTATGCATTTCAGGATCGTGTTGCCGAGCGAAGCTGCCATTGATGGAAGCTCTCCAGATCCGAAGTATAAGAAATGCTAAGCTTCGTACTACGGCTCGAATTAGCATACGACCAGTACGGAGAAAGGACCTTTTTGAACCCATTAAGCTATATTTCAAATTTTGTACCCAAGACTTTTGAAACTTCAAATGAGAAGCCAACATCGGAGGAGTTCATGCCAGTTGTCCCTGAAGCTCCCGCTCTAAAGATAATACCTATGGACCCAAAGGACTCGTATTTCTTACCTCCAAGTCTTGGAATCCCAGACTTGGAAAAATATCTATCCTGACCTTATTCATGATTCATATTATTCATTAGCCATAAAATCCTTGGACTCCACTTTTGCAAAAAATTCTAATATAGAAGACTTCGACTACCCACAAGAACCTTCTATACCCATACCGCTCTCAGGGAACCAAGGAGAAAACTTTTAGAAATAGAATAAAGAAGAAACTTCCTTTTTATATTTCATTTCTATAGTAGTCCCTGTAAggacacacacacatatatatatatatatatatatatatgtatatatatatataaaaatatatatatatatatatatatatatatatatatatatatatatatatatatatatatagggagaagatcatgcgagaaccacctcttattgtgagaaccgcgagaaccaatgtgaacacaccaaaaatgcctaaaaatagctaaaaatcacatttttttaatattttttatataaaaatcgttacttttcgaagccaaaaattttttttttttaaatttaaaaaaaaaaaattttggccactaaaagtagcgatttgagcataaaaataattaaaagaaaattagatttttttttttttttttttaggttttttgggggtttagtttttagcattttagcttggggttggggggggggtttaggttttttttaggttttttttgggggttttagtttttagcatttagcatttagctttgggggggggggggggttaggttttttttgggtggggggtggggtggggggggggtttaggttttttgcgGAGGGGgcggtgggggttaggtttttttaggttttttttaggttttttagctattttagtttgtgttcacattggttctcaaggttctcacaataagggtggttctcgcatgagcccctccctatatatatatatatatatatatatatatatatatatatacatatatatatatatatatatatatatagggtagggatcctaagagaagttcaccctatatgagaaacttgagaagcattctggaccacacatttttctaagcctttcgtaatatacacatatgtatagtttaaaattgactatatacatatatgtatattggtcaattttaaactatacatatgtgtatattacgaaaggcttagaaaaatgtgtggtccagaatgcttctcaagtttctcaactagcctatcacttctcacatgatctttatcctatatatatatatatatatagtaggagttggatggaaagtctatttttcctagaaagtctaggaaggaataagaattggacatgtgtcattgagggattttaagtagaagggctatcatgtaatttcacattttaatgttatttttggaatgtatcttcattaactaaaattccatgattttcggaaattttattattttcgaattcaattctggaagtcaatgtgttcattaactaaaattccatgtcacattacatcgcatattccattgttcagaagattactggaatttatcagcatgttcttggtgctgtgttttaacagtttacagggctaaagtcaatttttttatagatcccacaatataaagatggtaaaacacagtgtatgaatctgattgctgttaaaacacaactgtatgaatctgaatgctaaaacacaactgtatgaatctgattgctgttaaaacacaactgtatgaatctgaatgctaaaacacaagtgtatgaatctgcttgctgttaaaacacaactgtatgaatctgtttgctgttaaaacacaactgtatgaatctgaatgctaaaacacaactgtatgaatttgcttgctgtttaaacacatctgtatgaatctggatgctaaaacacaactgtatgaatctgaatgcgaaaacacaactgtatgaatctgcttgctgttaaaacacatctgtatgaatctgcttgctgttaaaacacaactgtatgaatctgtttgctgttaaaacacatttgtatgaatttgcttgctaaaacacaactgtatgaacctgcttgctattaaaacacatctgtatgaatctgtttgctgttaaaacacatctgtatgaatctgaatgctaaaacacaactgtatgaatctgcttgctgttaaaacacaactgtatgaatctgtttgctgttaaaacacatctgtattaatctgaatgctaaaacacaactgtatgaatctgcttgctgttaaaacacatcgtcaagaaaacggagatgataagaacaatatttgaatggtgatgatgaactcggagatggtggagatggagaagtgttttaatttgatccggtgctctccatcgtttctaaagttatcttcttccatgattgtagttatttttggtagggattggggtttccaagatgggtttggagagagagagagagagagggaaaatcgcttgaatttaggaactgggcggttatctaattgatttaaaacacggccattgacaaaattgcccctactcatttaaaacaatcaattaattaaactcaaatattacaaaattgccattgatttaatctcaacccttaaacacaccaatcggatggaccagatcgcttcctagactttctaggaaaaacacactttccgtgcgaaccctactctatatatatatatatatatatatatatatatatatatatatatatatatatatatatatatatatatatatatatatatatatatatatatatatatatatatatatatgtcttcTAAGTCCCCGCGTGGGCGAATTTCTTTGTGTAAGACTCGTATAGGGCAATTGTTGTATCTTGAGGCTTTCCATGGGAAGTTTCCTATTTTACATTGGTACTAAATGGTATACGTATGTATTATGTCCTAAATCTGAACGTCCTTTCAATTTATTGTTGCTCTGCCATTTGTATATCAAAGAAAatcttagaggtataacctagcctatatgtcattTTCGACATAGCTAAAATGGTAAATCCTTTTTAAGATaacagatccttgttaacacctaagaacgtgttaACACTCTTGACAAATGTGGTTCGAGAAAACCACAACGGTCATCCCTATATCGGATTCTTCTAATTTCTTGATTTAGCCTAATGAtccagaaatcatggcttatatcatcctataagatgatcatatcataaacatccattagtgatgaaacGCCTACGGGCTATATCTATTGTcctaaaagacaaaagacagttgtagtctttgactctctgtcaagaaaggtaatgaactacgtttaaaccttaatgcctcgatcctataagatcatggcttataaatccAAAACTGTCCTCgtgacaaggccttttgtgccatttcAATATCCGTAATAGCTTATAGCTGGATTAATTATAATGAAAATTTAAATAAACCTAATTATCAAATTAACCAAATTTGGTATATtaaataccatggttaatgaatcatcaaagatgatgattcCAAAATAGACTCCTAAGCAAAATTATTGGCGATTGTTTTATAGAAAACAAGCTTCAGCATGTCTGAATCAGATGAAGTCAACAGTCATCCCAATATGAGGAATGACAATTCAAGGATGAATGTAACGGCTGCAGAGTTACAGACaatgatagataatgctgtcacTCGAGCCATTGATAGACAATTTAAAGAATGGTGCTCGCACCAGGAATCAGTCTGCACCTCATACGGAGCCACCTTCTAAGACGCATATATCTCATAAGGATGATTCTAATCATTTGTCGAAATAGAGAAGTGGTCCATCCAGAAAAATTGTGCTCAATCAGGAGCCGCATGTTAAGACCTGCTCTTATAAATACTTCATCTCTTGCAAACCAAGGGACTTTACAGGAGAGAAAGGGGCCATCAATTGTATgacatggctggatgagatggataTAGTAGTAGAtatcagtggttgtgcagagcAGGATATTGTGAAGtgtgtttcacaatcattcaaaggagaagcgttggcatggtggagatcattgatcCAAGCCACGGGGAGGATCCTACTTTACAACTTCTCTTGGGATCAATTCGTTGCATTAATAAAGGAAAACTTttgtcctcagcatgaggtagaaaaGATAGAAACGGACTTCTTGACTCTGGTCATGAAGGATTTAGATTGTCAGGCATACGTGACGAGTTTCAACACTATATCCCGCCTAGTTCCCtatttagtcacccctgaacctaaacgcatagcgcgtttTATTGGCGGCCTAGCACCAGAAATTAAGGGAAATGTCAAGGCATCTAGGCCCAACACATATAGGTCCGTGGTGGATttatccttatctctcaccttagatTCAATCAGGAATAAGTCTGTTAAGGCTTCTGGCGAGGGAAAAAGGGAAAGAGAGGAGGAGAACTCTCATCGATCTGACAAGAAGAGAAAGGGAAGTTCTGAACACAGGAAAGATTCTGAGTTTAGGAAAAACTCAAGTCAATCTAATAACAGACCCAAATGCAGTAACTGCAGACAGTAACATCCTGGAAAATGTACGATTGACCCACGTGCTAAACTGTGTAGAATTTGCAAAACCAAGGGTCACAAAACTTTAGATTGCAAGGAGTTGAAGAACGtgacttgttacaactgtaacgaggaagggcacatcaaaaccaactgcccaaaacttATAAAGAAGCCTGGAGAGGCCAAGGAAACAAACGCGTGAATCTTCCAGAGGAACGCCCAGGAGATGGTGCAGAATGATGACAATATTGCAGGTACCCTTCCTTATCAAGAGGTTTATGCAGAAATTTATTTGATTCTAGCACAGATAAGTCTATTATGGACAATAAATGTTGTAAACTGTTGTCTCCGCCTGATTAGGACTCTAGACATAGAGCGCGAGGTAGAAATTGGCCGATGATACGTTAGAGACCGCTTCAACAATCTTAGATGGatgctttatatccattaggaattaTTCTTTTCTGATATCCCtatggcaagctttcaagctatccaaattcatcaatataataaagacagatgTGGCATTTTGATGCCCTGTCAAAAAGgtgatggactaggtccaaatcttaaatgccattgatggtccttCTATGGCCTAGGCTAAGTATAattgatatatatacatatctaaaTAATGTTCATTGAGAATGTTCGTTCTATATTGACCTGTATGGTTTAAtgataccatggttagtatatgttaGGTCATCAGGATGACGAATAGCGGTTGTTGGATTGCAACTAAGTAATTGTTTCATTTGGTGTTAGGAACCAAATCTTGAGTATGACAAACTCGGATAAGATAACCgtcaatcgcgccattgatgaTGCGACGCATGCTAATGATGCTACAATTGGGAACCTCAAAATTGACAAAGATGTTGGGAAAGCTATGAGAAAGGCCGTGAAAAAGTTCAAAGAGCCTAATGCTACTTGCTCCAAATCCCATTTAAGACTACACTCCCTTACTCACAAGAAGGATCTTGTTCCTACCTTGGATGCGAAGAATGAACTAATAAGGAAAAGGGAGAAAGATAACTCCCATACTTCTAAGAAAAAGAGCAAGCTTGAGCTTaagaagaacaaacaaaagtctgaAAGGAAACCTGTATGCAAGACTTGCAAGAAGCGCCATTACGGGAAATGCAGATTTAAATCTCAACCTCTaccttgtgggatctgcaaatcaaGTGAGCATAAAACGTTGGATTGCAAGGACATAAAGGATGCAGTCTGCTACGGCTGTAACGAGAAAGGCCACATCATGactacgtgccctaaatatgccaaagGAGGCGCGGCTAAGGATAGAAAGCCTGAGAATGAAAGCGCTTAAAATGCCTGAAGTAGTTCACATCAATAAATGACACCAGGTACATTCCTtatcatttattagtaatataaatgctaagagttttattTTGGTTCGGGTACCAATAAATCCTTCATAAATTATAAGTATAGCAAACTTCTAAAATCTTCCATAAGAAACCTAGAATTTAAgcgtaaggtaaaacttacaagcaaaaatcataggaaccatttcttctgtaCCTGTCAGAAATCTTCAGTCGTAAAATTCTAAGTGTACCCTCTCTCCAGATGAAGTACATCAGCATATGTAGTTGATATCTCTTTGATCTCTATCGATTGCGGATCCCAGATGGTATGACAATaacgccatatgaggattggtgtatcttaatatgttccatagattgcttccatgcctgatcagtatggaggtttagtGCATGGAACCACAAAGATATTCCAATAGTCATACGGTATTAAAGtcagctaatggtattcaaagaagatattcagaatggaattgtccaagtaaaTGCCTCTGATTAAGGAATCCGTGGACTCGTAGCGTAAATGTGTCACTTATCTGATACAGGAAATGAcagatgaactggagcctgagatttggaaaatctctgtaacctccttgTGTCTTGATTATTTTCTCCAAGGACTACCGTGTTTACCTCCTGAAAGAtaagtagagttaagattaacATCCTGCTTAGGCCTGCAGTATTGTGAAATCTCcatgtgtaacaccccaaaatcgaattattaatttgctagtttgttatcatgtttaacaaaatgaggtataataactaggttagtaaacctagttaaatgcctaCAAATTAAGTAAAGGAATGAAACTTGTGGCAACTATGATGGGtgataaacttgagggactaggaTTGCCAAATTTGAaaatgaatttatttaaaacaaaaatctcacatacacaaggtgtgtgtgtgcgtgagaaCGATCAGGAGCAAGGGGAAACCCTTCTCCTTCAACTACTTACAAGAACTCAAGAATTGAACCTGATTTTGGGGAGAAATCGGATGCATGAGCTTATATTCTTAATCATCTAGACAAGATGAACATGTGGTAAGTTGAAATTTGTGAATTGTTGATCTTACATGAAGTGGGTTATTGATTAATCCACGAATTGGTATGAAATTAAGCGTGATTATGTGTTAGAATCGCTATATAAAACGTGTATTATGTATGGTTTCggttaatttgatgatttaagaaGAAACCCACAATTTTGAATGAAGGTAGCGACATGGGTGTTCTACCCATGTCCAATCCTTGTTTGATGTATTTGTTACTAGCTTGAAATGGGTTTGGTGATGTTAGTTTAGGGTTAATTGTATGAATGGAATGTAATTTTGAACACTCTCTTGGTGATTGGGAATTTGGAAGTTAATGACTATGCTTGAACtagttgtaaactatgcatagtaGGTTGCACGCACACCAAGTGCTTGATAAAATGACTAGGTGAAGCTagaaagtgaaattgtatgcaagttgtgAGTTTACATGTATAGAAAGCGATTGTGATAAAAGTAGTAGTTTACTAACTTGGAAAAATATGCTTTAGATGGTACTCGTATATGAATTCGGGTTGAAAGTATATGTCGGTCAAACttatgcattaggagcttgtacatTGTGTTTGAACGGGTGAGGTTGCTATGCGGTCTACTAATCCTTTTATTACGGTTAAAAGTGAACATACACTAAATGTATATAGTGTATGACTTCACTAACAAAGGATGATATTAGGATTATGCTAAGTTGATTTTTATAAGATATGTTGTCAAATGTAGAGTTATGAAAGTATAAGTAAGTGAGCAttgattatgtgttatgtgtgatagtgaatttggatttcgaagaTATTAAATATTatggttgacaaatcatgtcgtatgcatGTTAGTAAAAGTCGATGTTGATAAGAATAGGTAAATATGTGTTAATTTGAAtgagcatgaatactaacatGATTATGGCATGGCGACATGAAAGAATTGGAATCACACGAGCATGggccaagcatggaaggctaacgggtcaagatgaggcaaggaagcggttacgagcatggatgcacaaggtaagtaaTTTTCGTAAttacttcttagttgtttatgtaaagttatgtgcAACTTAACTAAGTGTGATAATTGAGGTCATATAGGAATGAATGGTATGATATCGATGAAGTGTTAAACGGATCTtagctttgatccgagcaaggtatgtGTGATTAAGAATTGTAGCTAAGTGATAggattggttacttatgcaagaTAGTACTTTATTGTTAAGGATGGGGCAaggttgacaaaaacgcccttgatgggtatttggggcaaacgaccttaaaagtcgtttggaaacgagctattcaattagagtaatgtctttgtcaagtatgaaagcgaagtatagggttttgtatgtcgtagacctttttatgcataaatacccataacgggtcaaaaaggAGCTTTTGGGCGAAAATGGGTAAGAGGATGCAAGGCATCCGAGAGttttaatcttttatgatagTCGTTAATAAAATGATTAAGTTCATATGAAATTGAGGTCATAAAAACAGATTATGTGGATAAATGCATgacgggtcgaataattcgtaaatgaataataagccgaCAACGTATAAGTCAAGAATTTCCTTAacccggatgttggatttcaagttcacatgatagaatgttaatttacaatcatgtaggaagaaacgggaggttaaacgggtaaacggtttaaaagttatgcgagttttagtgcgTTCGAACGACGAAAACAACACAGCAGGAAAACTGATTTTCTAGAGGCCGTAGCCTACGCCCTAATGGGCCGTCGCCTACGACCCCTGGAAAGTCAGTTTTTGCTGACGAGTTATTTTGCTGCCTACGGAGGTTTTTGGCTACGTGTAAATGCAAGGGCCGTCGCCTACGCCCCCTAGGGCCGTCGTCGACGCCCTCCCCATGTCCAAAAAGCTGAAAAATGTTATCTAAGTTGATTTATGGGTCGTGGTCTTCGGTAGGTTAACCGTGGACTAAGacgggcctcccaaacatgattttgattgTTCCTTTGATGATTATGGGTTATAAATCTAATTCTAAGACCCACGTAATTAATGTATAGTTATGTAAGAGGTATGCGAGAACTTGTACGTGTATGTATGGTTAGGTACATCTGtagatgtgtatatatatgtatgtatgaagGTGCGTCTGAGTGTATGTATGTACGTGAAGATGTAGGAAGGTATGTACGTAGGTAAATGTGTACGGTATGTAAGAATGTATATATGCATGATTTAGATACGTAGAgttttaacgttactaattatgcgtttgaggtTGGTATGTGATGCAGGAACGAGTACATCGGATTCTTACGAAATTTAAACCGAACCCGGAATAAGAGGATGAGAAAGAATAATTGAAtgaactaatgttaaattgtcgaacgttattcaatctttaattatatgagattaatgttatatgatgttgccgttgactaatggctaagttgtatgtgatgcccacaggtGCTACACAGACTTCTTCTGCTGCTAAGGAAGTGAAGCGGAGTAGATCGAGttaagagcaaggattgtacggatagATCGGCCACATAGTTGAAGTATATAACGTCTAGAAATCTAATTTTAGTAtgaatgttgtgaattcttttatagAACGTTTAACATTTTTAGAATTTGGAACCTTTGTGAAAGAAATGTCgttaataaggaaagaaattttaaagctctttttccgctgcgtcatttttaaggttaaacgtgttagggtgtaacaagttggtatcagagccctggtttgagagaatcaagtaacagGAGGTAAATACTTAAACTCAAGCCTGTGTGCCctcgtgaccaagaacccgtacaatccaagactcgatcgaggcctaaaggcaaaagcgaatgtaagtatgtattagattatgtaattgaagaaactaatagtatgttatgtgaagggtaagcgcaatTGTTGGAAGAGATGATTCGTGAATGCGGTCTGGGACCTGCATCAAGGCAAGTAATGAGACGAATTGACCCTAGGTACGTAAACCTAACGTGTGGGCGTATGAAATGGTATAGTTAACCAAgtgaaagaaaaattttaaacaaattatAATAACGACATGGTAAATAAGTTTTGAGAATGTTACACGTGCTGAAACTAAGTTCctcggacataaggtggcgattacgcgaagacacgaaactagtacgtggaatgtgtacctggccagtacacaagaaacgtatgacgtttgtgagaccgtgataattgttacaggtatgtccgatagaatttggtagcagctaggcgtgtgggtgaaatgggtagtaagactctcgggagaTTGGGAGTGTTATGTAAGAGTGAAAGGTGTGAGTGCTAAGAATAAAATGTTGAATCCATAAGAAAGTATGGATCGACAATGTctgaatgcaatgtttgaatccgcgagacggattcaaagaatgaaagatatgaatgcaattcTTGAATCCGCCaaacggattcaaggaatgaaagatgtgaatgcaatgcttgaatcagtgagacggattcaaagaatgaaagatatgaatgcaatgctagagtccgcgagacggattcaaggaacgatggatatgaatgcaatgcttgaatccgcgagacgaattcaaggaatgaaaggcatgaatgaaatgtttgaatccgcgagacggattcaaagaatgaaagaggtaaatgaaatatttgaatccgtgagacggattcaaaacatgaaagGTACGAAAGGTATGAGTAAGGTGTtcgaatccgcgagacggatttaAGATATAAAAGACGGAAACTAGTCTACTTAAGAAAAAGTCAATAGTTTGACCATGACTGTGTCACACAAGTCATATAAGTAAATGTAAAGCAAATGAACAAAAGTATGATAGGAGTGAAAATATCCGAAGGTGTAAGTAATTACGAACCAGACAAGTAAATGTTTCTTAAGTGATATGATTCAAATTATGCTTaaattttcatatatatatttatatatatatatatatatatatgaatgtatTTACGCAAATGCGTTGCATGCGAGAAGGTCGAAAGGATAAACGGGTTATGCGGGTCAGATGGCGATTGCCATTTGGACTCGTTAGATAATGTTTTGATATGTTAAGTTTTGTACTCATAGGTGAGCTTGATGAATGGACACGCAATGTCACTAATCGGAAAGGAATGATCTTCGTAAGGTATGGATAATAAATCAATGGAATCTACTTCCGAGGGGTATGTATAAAAAGGGGTGTAACTTTAATAGGAGATTAGTACTCGACTAGAGATGGATGTGTCAGAATggaatgtgtatatatatatatatatatatacaaaccgtAATGCAAAATGCGAAGTAAATTTCAAAATGTTCGTAATGATCGTCGGGTAGTATTGAACTTGAATGCTCgtaactgtggaaattctgatagaatatACGAGACGACAGGTATCGTTAAGAAATGCTAaccttgatgctcggcttgttggccatgttcatttgaacaagaccttgtagaaaagatacgcaTGGCATAATTAACAATAGTAACCATAGAAATGATGCTTAGTCTTCGTGATAAGTACAGATAAGTAAGTTTGAGAAGGGTGATTTTGGTTGTAATAATAAGTCTTTGAATGAATATAGTATGCGTATGATAATATACCTAAGAGCTTAAAGGTAATCAGAAGTAATgatagtaatggaatgtttaggatggctcatagtgaacaaaatgatagatagcatatgatgtatgagtagtataaaataaatcgatttatttcgattagcAAATATATGAATGTAATATGCT encodes:
- the LOC110925424 gene encoding uncharacterized protein LOC110925424, whose protein sequence is MTNSDKITVNRAIDDATHANDATIGNLKIDKDVGKAMRKAVKKFKEPNATCSKSHLRLHSLTHKKDLVPTLDAKNELIRKREKDNSHTSKKKSKLELKKNKQKSERKPVCKTCKKRHYGKCRFKSQPLPCGICKSSEHKTLDCKDIKDAVCYGCNEKGHIMTTCPKYAKGGAAKDRKPENESA